One segment of Metallosphaera cuprina Ar-4 DNA contains the following:
- the hjc gene encoding Holliday junction resolvase Hjc, with protein sequence MNKDVGRNAERELVSIFRKNGYNAVRIPTSNSSPNPLPDVFATKGNVLIAVEVKSTWNNKVKVSSLQVEKLLNFLAMFPMRGFSIIAVKFKGEREWRYVTVDKAEEVVVTVLNSRSLEEILDVSKFSNKSEGSLVSEI encoded by the coding sequence ATGAACAAGGACGTAGGCAGAAACGCTGAGAGAGAGTTGGTGTCCATTTTCAGAAAGAACGGCTATAACGCTGTGAGGATCCCAACTTCTAACTCCTCTCCTAATCCCTTACCTGACGTTTTTGCGACTAAGGGTAACGTACTAATAGCCGTTGAGGTCAAAAGCACCTGGAACAACAAGGTGAAGGTCAGTTCCCTTCAGGTGGAGAAGTTACTTAACTTTCTTGCCATGTTCCCAATGAGAGGTTTTTCAATAATTGCGGTGAAGTTCAAGGGGGAGAGAGAGTGGAGATACGTTACGGTTGATAAGGCCGAAGAAGTTGTCGTGACAGTCCTCAATAGCAGATCTCTTGAGGAGATCCTAGATGTCTCCAAGTTCTCTAACAAAAGCGAAGGCTCTCTAGTTTCTGAGATCTGA
- the proC gene encoding pyrroline-5-carboxylate reductase, with product MAVLGAGTIGSLIIRSSVSMGFQVIGTGRSERTLERVRSVGAEPTSDNLKAVKCAELVVISVKPQHFSDLIRQIPSELWKGKTVVSVMAGVRIETLAKVIKDANLFRAMPNVNARVNMSTTALTGGEEGRDVVDTLFKNLGTNYWVTEDLMDVWTALIGSGPAFVSEIVDGLVLGAVASGMPREIAYSAVLDMLRGTAENLRHHKGHPIEVRDNVTTPAGTTIRGLKVIEERGVKAALIETIESSTRRASELGKVIDEKIRKEITEDHGS from the coding sequence ATGGCAGTTTTAGGGGCTGGAACCATAGGTTCGCTAATAATCAGATCTAGCGTATCTATGGGTTTTCAAGTTATAGGTACGGGAAGATCGGAGAGGACCTTGGAAAGGGTAAGATCCGTTGGGGCCGAACCGACGTCTGATAACCTTAAGGCAGTGAAGTGCGCTGAGCTGGTCGTGATAAGCGTCAAGCCTCAACACTTCTCAGACCTGATAAGGCAAATCCCGAGTGAGTTATGGAAGGGTAAAACTGTGGTGTCAGTTATGGCCGGAGTAAGGATCGAAACCTTAGCCAAGGTGATAAAAGACGCTAACCTCTTCAGAGCCATGCCCAACGTCAACGCAAGGGTCAACATGTCAACTACAGCCTTAACGGGAGGTGAAGAGGGGAGGGATGTGGTCGACACCTTGTTCAAGAACCTAGGAACGAACTACTGGGTAACCGAGGACCTAATGGACGTGTGGACGGCCCTGATCGGGAGCGGACCCGCTTTCGTTTCCGAGATCGTGGACGGTTTAGTTCTTGGGGCGGTCGCCTCTGGAATGCCTAGAGAGATAGCCTATAGTGCGGTGTTAGACATGCTAAGGGGGACAGCTGAGAATCTCAGGCATCACAAAGGGCATCCAATAGAAGTGAGGGATAACGTAACTACCCCAGCGGGGACAACAATAAGGGGTTTAAAGGTTATCGAGGAGAGGGGAGTTAAGGCTGCGCTTATCGAAACTATAGAGAGCTCAACGAGGAGAGCCTCAGAGTTGGGCAAGGTTATTGACGAAAAGATAAGGAAGGAGATAACGGAGGATCACGGGAGCTGA
- a CDS encoding AIR synthase family protein, with the protein MLGKINRKVFDEVIYPQLGKRHEEVIIPPQTGVDTGAIDLGDKVLVVKTDPVFIVPQFGMRKASWFAVHILASDVITSGIPPRYALLDLNLPPSMTDEEFKEMWRGIHEALLEINVMVVGGHTGRYEGVDYPMLGGFTMMGIGSKDSLGSPEKVKPGDLVIVTKGPAIEATGLLVNLYPDFFKTRMSPELFKQALEIYWKMSCWKDGLIASQIGVHMMHDATEGGLWNALVEVAEVTGKRLRLFEDRLFINPAVNEVTKLVGIDPFTSISEGTMIILTDKQEVKSELERNGIEAEVVGVVEEGEGVLLGNKRIEKPVEDPFWRAFFELAKR; encoded by the coding sequence ATGCTAGGAAAGATAAACAGGAAAGTTTTCGATGAGGTCATCTACCCTCAACTTGGGAAAAGACATGAGGAGGTGATCATACCTCCGCAGACTGGCGTAGACACAGGTGCGATAGACCTGGGCGATAAAGTCCTTGTGGTGAAGACTGATCCGGTCTTCATCGTTCCTCAATTCGGAATGAGGAAGGCGTCGTGGTTCGCTGTACACATATTGGCAAGTGACGTTATCACCTCTGGCATCCCCCCTAGGTACGCTCTGCTAGACCTGAATCTCCCTCCTTCAATGACGGACGAGGAATTTAAGGAAATGTGGAGAGGAATTCACGAGGCTCTACTTGAGATAAACGTGATGGTGGTTGGGGGACATACTGGGAGATATGAGGGAGTTGACTACCCTATGCTAGGAGGTTTCACAATGATGGGGATTGGATCGAAGGATAGCTTGGGCAGTCCAGAAAAGGTGAAACCGGGCGATCTAGTTATAGTTACGAAGGGACCCGCCATTGAGGCTACAGGTCTGCTAGTTAACCTCTATCCGGACTTCTTCAAGACTAGAATGAGTCCAGAGCTCTTCAAACAAGCGTTGGAGATCTATTGGAAGATGTCATGTTGGAAGGACGGCCTAATAGCTAGTCAAATAGGTGTTCACATGATGCATGACGCAACTGAAGGAGGTCTCTGGAACGCTCTTGTTGAAGTGGCTGAGGTTACTGGGAAGAGGTTGAGATTATTTGAGGATAGGCTATTCATAAACCCTGCAGTTAATGAGGTAACTAAGCTTGTAGGGATAGATCCCTTCACTTCGATAAGTGAGGGTACTATGATAATCTTGACAGATAAGCAGGAAGTTAAGTCTGAGTTAGAAAGGAACGGTATAGAGGCAGAGGTCGTCGGTGTTGTAGAGGAGGGAGAGGGAGTCCTCCTAGGTAACAAGAGGATAGAGAAGCCTGTAGAGGATCCCTTCTGGAGGGCTTTCTTCGAACTCGCTAAGAGGTAA
- a CDS encoding Ppx/GppA phosphatase family protein, whose protein sequence is MEVSVIDLGYNSIRLSLFQRSSNGNFRSVGSMKDFTRLGDGVDEGGEIKEGRVNEAERVLSTFRKVLEKRGVSEVFPLGTSAFRLARNGEEVAKRLSKSLGWDVIIVSGEEEGRLSALASINSVPITDGVIFELGGGSLEVTYVSGREIGKIYNFPLGALRLIKIMKTEDRIRKEIRSYLYSLPSWLPPSLIGSGGNLRAIAKFLMKVNKVKFKHVHGYQVSSATIKSLARTLWSMRDEEISRLPGIGEQRSVTVKAAILVIEELINLYDVPYLTVSELGMREGKLMKGEELSVPKMRGKWLDSFSEFSGVQPPESIRFEVEKLTGSDLAADAGFLAHVFMESGWSDPFNACYQYVIQSLFPGFLQRELGYLALICKGATEKVKKKDLQRLGIEGRTDKINQLSRVMKKVVKSYPLGVY, encoded by the coding sequence ATGGAGGTCTCCGTTATAGACCTAGGTTACAACTCAATCAGGTTATCGTTGTTCCAGAGGTCAAGTAACGGAAACTTCAGAAGCGTCGGAAGCATGAAGGACTTCACAAGGTTAGGAGACGGGGTGGATGAGGGAGGGGAGATTAAGGAGGGGAGAGTTAATGAAGCGGAGAGGGTCCTATCAACGTTTAGGAAGGTCCTGGAAAAGAGAGGCGTTAGTGAAGTTTTCCCTCTGGGAACGAGCGCCTTCAGGCTAGCTAGGAACGGCGAGGAAGTCGCAAAGAGGCTCTCCAAATCCCTGGGATGGGACGTTATCATAGTCTCAGGGGAAGAGGAGGGAAGGTTATCAGCTCTAGCTTCTATAAACTCCGTCCCTATCACGGACGGAGTCATCTTCGAGTTGGGTGGAGGCTCGCTTGAGGTAACTTACGTTAGCGGAAGGGAGATAGGAAAGATATATAACTTCCCTTTAGGTGCCCTGAGGCTGATCAAGATAATGAAGACTGAAGACAGGATAAGGAAAGAGATCAGGAGTTACCTTTACTCCCTTCCGAGCTGGTTACCTCCCTCACTTATAGGATCTGGGGGCAACTTGAGGGCCATTGCTAAGTTCTTAATGAAAGTGAACAAGGTGAAGTTCAAGCACGTCCACGGTTATCAGGTGAGCTCGGCTACAATTAAATCGCTGGCCAGAACTCTGTGGTCTATGAGAGATGAGGAGATATCTAGGTTACCTGGAATAGGCGAGCAGAGATCAGTTACGGTAAAGGCTGCGATCTTGGTCATAGAGGAGCTGATTAACCTTTACGACGTGCCGTACCTAACTGTGTCCGAGTTGGGAATGCGAGAGGGTAAGTTGATGAAGGGGGAGGAACTCTCCGTCCCTAAAATGAGAGGTAAATGGCTCGACTCGTTCTCTGAGTTTTCAGGAGTTCAACCTCCTGAGTCAATTAGGTTTGAGGTGGAAAAGTTAACCGGCTCCGACCTTGCTGCAGACGCTGGCTTCTTAGCTCACGTATTTATGGAAAGCGGTTGGAGCGATCCCTTCAACGCGTGTTATCAATACGTTATCCAGTCCCTATTCCCCGGTTTTCTTCAGAGGGAACTAGGTTACTTAGCTCTCATTTGTAAGGGTGCTACTGAGAAGGTGAAAAAGAAGGACCTGCAGAGGCTAGGGATTGAGGGGAGAACCGATAAAATAAATCAGCTCTCTAGGGTTATGAAGAAGGTTGTGAAGAGCTATCCGTTAGGTGTGTACTGA
- a CDS encoding dTMP kinase has protein sequence MIIALEGAEGSGRTFHVNSLKSFLEEEGYGVITFGLGLSKLMGEPIARKKRDIVFQRRTLFLAYVTDLADQVENVVKPSLKAGFVAIADGYVSTLMAWGMTRGLEPSWMKEVLNALPKSNLSLGLVSSPDEIMRRILRKKGTLDPFSSGIDVCINGELFSSYRQYLENFQTNLIEVMKDGTIVDTGRSFEVVKDEIAKIVGGRLET, from the coding sequence ATGATAATAGCCTTGGAGGGGGCGGAGGGGTCAGGTAGGACCTTTCACGTCAATTCGCTCAAGTCCTTCCTAGAGGAGGAGGGATACGGCGTGATCACCTTTGGTTTAGGGTTGTCAAAGCTTATGGGAGAACCTATAGCCAGGAAAAAGAGGGACATAGTTTTCCAGAGGAGAACCCTCTTCTTAGCCTACGTCACGGACTTAGCAGATCAGGTGGAGAACGTAGTGAAACCCTCTTTAAAGGCAGGTTTCGTAGCCATAGCTGATGGATACGTTTCGACCTTGATGGCTTGGGGGATGACCAGGGGATTGGAGCCGTCCTGGATGAAAGAGGTGTTGAACGCGTTACCTAAGTCCAACCTCAGCCTAGGCCTCGTCTCCTCACCTGATGAGATAATGAGGAGGATTTTGAGGAAGAAGGGAACTTTAGATCCATTCAGTTCTGGGATAGACGTCTGCATAAACGGTGAGCTTTTCTCTTCATATAGGCAATACCTAGAGAACTTTCAAACTAACTTGATCGAAGTGATGAAGGACGGAACGATCGTAGATACGGGAAGAAGCTTCGAGGTGGTTAAAGATGAGATCGCTAAGATCGTTGGGGGAAGACTTGAGACCTGA
- a CDS encoding MFS transporter encodes MSVRGDFVGWIGTYLQLTIRLSWGVLVYPISKLLGLNPVQMGLVATFFYIGYVISSVPWGLIIDRFGPIRTMFVSSVFLAGLNLFLFFFTSYVTLLITYLIEGIVASSIFPSAMKIVSVLHGGPRLTFYVALLESASPITIMSISLFTGLLINFWRFFFLVMSVTFLSFALTTLTSNVVTSPSKMRRSVSVLFKREIFLATLLRFGELWATWGTTTWIFYLLVIYRGFPTYVSTIFLGLFGLGQLIGIISVEKAVNKLNDMKVILISLLAFIIFSLTLTFLPENIALVDAALLGVFSFAYRPPTDSLIMKIAGSSSAATSIGYANSISQLGTMIVPTFVGSILFLTKSFLASIIGVNVGCVLGLVALLALQKLVRNAYNVQKDKET; translated from the coding sequence ATCAGCGTGAGGGGAGATTTTGTAGGATGGATCGGAACCTACCTTCAGCTAACGATTAGGCTCAGCTGGGGAGTGTTAGTCTACCCTATATCTAAACTGCTGGGCCTCAACCCTGTTCAGATGGGTTTAGTGGCTACCTTTTTCTACATAGGTTACGTTATATCTTCCGTTCCGTGGGGGTTAATCATAGATAGGTTCGGCCCGATCAGGACGATGTTCGTCTCGTCCGTGTTTTTGGCTGGATTAAACCTCTTCCTTTTCTTCTTCACGAGTTACGTAACCTTACTCATTACGTACCTAATTGAAGGTATAGTTGCGTCATCGATATTCCCTTCAGCTATGAAGATAGTTTCAGTTCTTCATGGTGGCCCAAGGCTTACCTTTTACGTCGCTCTCCTAGAGAGCGCTTCACCCATTACAATAATGTCAATAAGTCTCTTCACTGGGCTCCTTATCAACTTCTGGAGGTTCTTCTTCCTGGTCATGTCAGTTACGTTCCTCTCGTTCGCACTGACCACTTTAACCTCCAATGTTGTCACATCACCAAGTAAAATGAGGAGGTCCGTTAGCGTTTTATTTAAAAGGGAGATATTTCTGGCCACCTTACTTAGGTTTGGAGAGCTCTGGGCCACTTGGGGTACAACGACCTGGATATTCTATCTGCTCGTGATTTACAGAGGGTTCCCAACGTACGTATCTACGATATTCTTAGGACTTTTCGGATTGGGTCAGCTCATAGGCATTATCAGCGTGGAGAAAGCCGTGAACAAACTTAATGACATGAAAGTTATTTTAATAAGTTTGCTCGCCTTCATAATCTTTAGTCTTACGTTAACCTTTTTGCCTGAGAACATAGCGTTAGTTGATGCGGCGCTTTTAGGAGTCTTCTCTTTCGCCTATAGGCCGCCCACCGATTCTCTCATAATGAAGATAGCAGGGAGCTCTAGCGCCGCCACGTCAATAGGTTACGCTAACTCGATATCACAGTTAGGGACGATGATAGTTCCTACATTTGTAGGTTCTATCCTCTTCCTCACGAAGAGTTTCCTCGCTTCCATCATAGGAGTTAACGTAGGTTGCGTCTTAGGTTTGGTCGCTCTCCTAGCTTTACAAAAACTAGTAAGAAATGCTTATAACGTTCAAAAGGATAAAGAAACATGA
- a CDS encoding CBS domain-containing protein: MKLINNLKVSKVLITGPDTKVSDLLKTMTENSISIAIVSDGKVLGTVSKERLEKIERPEEPVSQFINENVITVTGDEDSLYLLSLLLKNKLDCLVLTKRNKILGALTLSDLLYSIQKRAELS, from the coding sequence ATGAAACTAATAAATAACCTCAAGGTTAGCAAGGTCTTAATTACGGGACCTGACACTAAGGTTTCAGACTTGCTTAAGACGATGACTGAGAACTCTATTAGTATCGCAATAGTGAGCGATGGGAAAGTTTTGGGTACAGTGTCTAAGGAGAGACTTGAAAAGATCGAGCGACCCGAAGAACCGGTTAGCCAATTTATTAATGAAAATGTCATTACCGTTACCGGTGATGAAGACAGTTTATACTTGCTGTCGCTGCTACTTAAGAATAAGCTGGATTGTCTCGTTCTAACTAAAAGGAATAAAATCTTAGGCGCGCTCACTTTGTCAGACTTGTTGTATTCTATACAAAAGAGGGCGGAGTTGTCTTGA
- the tmk gene encoding dTMP kinase — protein sequence MRGHIIAMEGIDGSGKSSQAKLLKDWLENKVDTYLTEWNSSDWIHEVIKEAKKKNLLTPLTFSLIHATDFADRYERLILPMYRIGFTVVSDRYFYTAFARDSVRGVNINWVRQLYSYAMKPDVTFFIRVTPEVALARLRENKRGIKPQEAGSDVFPDLDPEEGFLKYQGLVLEMYDKMASEEGFVIIDGNKSPREIQIEIRRKVGEIIWKE from the coding sequence ATGAGAGGGCACATCATAGCTATGGAGGGAATAGACGGGTCGGGTAAGTCCAGTCAAGCTAAGCTGCTGAAGGATTGGTTAGAGAACAAAGTTGACACCTACTTGACTGAGTGGAACTCAAGCGATTGGATTCATGAGGTGATCAAGGAGGCGAAGAAGAAGAACTTGCTGACTCCACTAACCTTTAGCCTAATCCACGCGACGGATTTCGCTGACAGGTATGAGAGATTGATCCTACCTATGTACAGGATAGGGTTCACGGTAGTCTCAGACAGGTACTTCTACACAGCCTTCGCCAGGGATTCGGTCCGAGGTGTTAATATAAATTGGGTGAGACAGCTCTACTCTTACGCCATGAAACCTGACGTGACCTTCTTCATTAGGGTCACCCCTGAAGTTGCCTTAGCTAGGCTCAGGGAAAACAAGAGGGGTATAAAACCGCAGGAGGCTGGAAGTGACGTATTTCCAGATCTCGATCCAGAGGAGGGCTTTCTAAAGTATCAAGGGTTGGTCCTCGAGATGTACGATAAGATGGCGAGCGAGGAGGGCTTCGTCATAATTGATGGAAACAAGTCCCCTAGGGAGATCCAAATCGAGATTAGAAGAAAGGTAGGTGAGATAATTTGGAAGGAATGA
- the treZ gene encoding malto-oligosyltrehalose trehalohydrolase, producing the protein MFGPIQEDGKVRFRLWAPYCNEVKLRLNGSTYAMAKDERGYHEVELNAKEGDNYTFLTDLGEVPDPASRYQPGGVHERSQLTSREFPWEDEGFKPSKNNLIIYELHVGTFSKEGTFNGVISKLDYLSDLGVTALELMPVAQFPGNRGWGYDGVYLYAVQNSYGGPQGLKRLVNEAHKRGLSVILDVVYNHVGPEGNYMIKLGPYFSEKYKTPWGLTFNYDDRGSDEVRRFVLENVKYWIDEFHIDGFRLDAVHAIFDSSPKHILEEIAEVAHSRGRFVIAESDLNDPRIVNDKERCGYGIDSQWVDDFHHSVHAYLTGERDGFYMDFGELRDISKALTDTFVYDGRYSKFRGKTHGRPINLPGGSFVIYIQDHDMVGNRGGGERLISLIDKDAYMIAAALYLLSPFIPMIFMGEEYGERNPFLYFSDFSDPKLIEGVREGRKRENGQVRDPQSEETFLSSKLSFEVDQEILDTYKRLIEIRKRFLDHERDLKVVVGEDWMILIKKRLLMMFAFKNSEIAVDQRGDLLLSSNPSFPPKLVSGRYRLSKGFGVYLTSRGSNA; encoded by the coding sequence ATGTTCGGACCCATTCAAGAGGATGGAAAGGTGAGGTTCAGACTATGGGCACCTTACTGCAATGAGGTCAAATTGAGGTTAAACGGCTCAACTTACGCAATGGCGAAGGACGAAAGAGGTTATCACGAAGTCGAACTCAACGCGAAAGAGGGAGACAATTATACGTTCTTAACCGATCTGGGGGAGGTTCCAGATCCAGCATCTAGGTATCAACCCGGAGGAGTTCATGAGAGATCTCAGTTAACGTCGAGGGAGTTCCCATGGGAGGATGAAGGATTTAAGCCCTCTAAGAACAACCTGATCATCTACGAGCTTCACGTAGGGACCTTCTCCAAGGAGGGGACGTTTAATGGCGTGATAAGTAAACTAGATTACCTATCCGACTTAGGTGTCACGGCCCTTGAGCTCATGCCGGTTGCACAATTCCCTGGAAACAGGGGATGGGGATACGATGGGGTCTACCTTTACGCGGTACAAAACTCCTATGGAGGTCCGCAAGGACTTAAGAGGCTGGTTAACGAAGCGCATAAGAGAGGCCTCTCAGTTATACTCGACGTGGTTTACAATCACGTCGGTCCAGAGGGGAATTACATGATCAAACTGGGTCCCTACTTCTCAGAGAAATACAAGACCCCATGGGGTCTAACCTTCAATTACGATGATAGAGGGAGCGACGAGGTCAGGAGGTTCGTGCTCGAGAACGTAAAGTATTGGATTGACGAGTTCCACATAGACGGGTTTAGGCTTGACGCCGTTCACGCAATATTCGATTCTTCCCCTAAACACATCCTGGAGGAGATCGCTGAAGTGGCCCACTCTCGCGGAAGGTTCGTTATAGCGGAGAGCGATTTGAACGATCCAAGGATAGTGAACGATAAGGAGAGATGCGGTTACGGAATAGATTCTCAATGGGTGGATGACTTTCATCACTCGGTCCACGCTTACCTGACAGGGGAGAGAGATGGTTTTTACATGGACTTCGGGGAACTCAGGGACATATCCAAGGCTTTGACTGACACCTTCGTATACGATGGGAGGTACTCCAAGTTTAGAGGTAAAACCCACGGAAGACCTATAAATTTGCCTGGTGGAAGCTTCGTCATTTACATTCAAGATCACGATATGGTAGGCAACAGAGGAGGAGGGGAGAGACTCATATCGTTAATCGATAAGGACGCGTACATGATAGCTGCCGCTCTGTATCTGCTCTCTCCTTTCATACCCATGATATTTATGGGCGAAGAATACGGGGAGAGGAATCCCTTCCTATACTTTTCAGACTTCTCCGATCCTAAACTGATTGAAGGGGTGAGGGAGGGAAGAAAAAGAGAGAACGGTCAGGTTAGAGACCCTCAATCTGAGGAAACTTTTTTGAGCTCAAAATTGAGTTTTGAGGTTGACCAAGAGATACTTGATACTTACAAGAGGCTGATAGAGATAAGGAAGAGGTTCTTAGATCATGAGAGAGACTTGAAAGTGGTTGTTGGAGAGGATTGGATGATCTTAATAAAGAAACGACTGCTCATGATGTTCGCGTTTAAAAACTCTGAAATCGCTGTGGATCAGCGGGGAGACCTGCTTTTGTCTTCGAACCCATCCTTCCCTCCTAAACTGGTAAGTGGTAGATACAGATTATCGAAAGGCTTCGGCGTATATTTGACTTCAAGGGGATCTAACGCGTAA
- a CDS encoding nucleotide-binding protein, protein MRISIRSSKGGVGKSTIAISLSKFLAEQGNDVLLVDRDVIGYSSYLAGITSPGLVKAVFEGQDAHSIKEIKVGKGSITVLKYFGDGPEYVPNLAKIHANRELISYYSKVYRELITSKPFSFFVIDNPPLIRDSDEIYLFEHNEFNYVYPRVKHSYIFVSDGIDENIKSNLEYMSQLNVKVDQRLAFIINMVRPDELQKYQNIVTNIINNLNVRIGGVIPFVENIFQFSGELKDFPLPKQMRELYVKLVGITLEM, encoded by the coding sequence ATGCGCATTTCGATAAGGAGCTCTAAAGGTGGTGTTGGGAAGTCTACAATAGCTATATCTCTCTCTAAGTTTCTAGCTGAGCAAGGGAACGACGTGTTACTCGTCGACAGAGACGTAATAGGTTATTCATCCTATTTGGCAGGTATCACGTCACCTGGTTTAGTTAAGGCCGTATTTGAGGGACAGGACGCCCACTCTATCAAGGAGATAAAGGTGGGTAAGGGGTCCATTACGGTTCTGAAGTACTTCGGAGATGGGCCAGAGTACGTACCTAACCTTGCTAAGATTCACGCGAATCGCGAACTAATAAGTTATTACTCGAAGGTCTACAGGGAATTAATAACTAGTAAGCCTTTCTCCTTTTTCGTAATTGACAATCCGCCTCTCATAAGGGACTCCGACGAGATTTATCTATTTGAGCACAACGAGTTCAACTACGTTTACCCAAGAGTTAAACACAGCTACATCTTCGTATCAGACGGAATAGATGAGAACATAAAAAGTAACTTAGAGTACATGAGTCAGTTAAACGTTAAGGTGGATCAGAGACTAGCGTTCATTATAAACATGGTTAGACCAGATGAGTTACAAAAATATCAAAACATTGTTACAAATATTATAAACAACCTAAATGTACGCATCGGAGGAGTAATACCTTTCGTTGAGAACATCTTTCAGTTCTCTGGAGAACTTAAGGATTTCCCGCTTCCTAAGCAGATGAGGGAACTCTACGTTAAGCTTGTCGGGATTACCTTAGAGATGTAG
- a CDS encoding CHAD domain-containing protein, with protein sequence MRSLRSLGEDLRPEDYANEHLRSFKGEFKFDERSVHDARVDLRKYYVIVEVTYPLHRRYELISLGKRILRRLGVVRDYDVHGCPKIERDSMLGYVSSKADNLGELPKLYGSRFVVMENLVGAYKSLASLNDFHSVRKALRRARVMADSLGFDTSTLKEIVTKMGDERDRIGKEICEGRTPRFELNLSQVKTEGVNALREILLSDHEFKHVRRLIS encoded by the coding sequence ATGAGATCGCTAAGATCGTTGGGGGAAGACTTGAGACCTGAAGATTACGCGAACGAGCATCTACGCTCCTTCAAGGGGGAGTTTAAATTCGATGAGAGATCGGTTCATGACGCTAGAGTTGATTTGAGGAAGTATTACGTTATAGTTGAGGTGACCTACCCGCTTCACAGGAGATATGAGCTAATTAGCCTGGGGAAGAGAATCTTAAGGAGGTTAGGGGTGGTTAGAGACTACGACGTCCACGGATGTCCCAAAATAGAAAGGGACTCAATGCTTGGGTACGTAAGCTCAAAGGCTGATAACCTAGGCGAATTGCCTAAACTCTACGGCTCTAGGTTCGTCGTCATGGAAAACTTGGTTGGAGCGTACAAGTCTCTTGCGTCCCTCAACGACTTCCATTCTGTTAGGAAGGCCTTAAGGAGGGCGAGAGTAATGGCCGACAGTTTGGGCTTTGATACCTCAACCTTAAAGGAGATAGTAACGAAGATGGGCGATGAGAGGGATAGAATTGGAAAGGAGATATGCGAAGGGAGAACGCCTAGGTTTGAGTTAAACCTCAGTCAAGTTAAAACAGAAGGGGTGAACGCGTTAAGGGAAATTTTACTGTCAGATCATGAATTCAAACACGTAAGGAGACTAATCAGCTAG